One segment of Salvia splendens isolate huo1 chromosome 20, SspV2, whole genome shotgun sequence DNA contains the following:
- the LOC121781256 gene encoding uncharacterized protein LOC121781256 produces the protein MEISKKKSGGAEIPKKNRSLDLKSLYESQFSQVRNSKKKVCDENDGENVKKKKRKSRKEVPLSSLESDAKKSRKEDVNGVKPELDFGKKSKDGSEGLHDISLPLGNNGSSFNIPKRPRGSVRRKKLKTDQGSEPTRHSDSAGEEKAEVTKSEDGEAINDRLAQVTTPLLGNDSVSTVKSKRKVNGSSSKSKQKSDSIPVVKSSGSNVKSKQEVGAEEVKDIRNSEPGSACHTGKECNPVVNNKVPPRKRKQSNSQKKRDVVVSSGRGGVEAKTKKSQPSMGSSSNKLFVDFVDEDDDDEENLEQNAARMLSSRFDPSCTGFSLKKSPVSQKADGLLFSSSSARESFTRQAKSFADGPSASADDQSRNLRPRRGNAGKGIPRKRRHFYEILSQDLDPYWVLNRRIKIFWPLDESWYHGLVNDYNSETKHHHIKYDDREEEIVNLLDEKFKLLLLPSEVPDNSKSKQRRAKDLHSGQTAPSAGDDSCTRDPLDSEPIASWLASQSHRAKAPPKSLKRQRTSQKHLPLVSSLSSEKTDYSNSDVVDSMIFRSNPDCESASVDSLLDGQRSNNSLHTHTSPSEKHVVYVRKKYRKASEGGNSVSRAVKACRTSPWTVPPLSPDGVGCRPSKGGSGKLLWSFDCQGKLRLKDVVLESDQFKFEICLPVLPCLGTSFESGNYSLLHDILMLQHGVLVASSPAVVLEMLFIDTNYGMRFLLYEGCLKQAVALIFQILIVFRQFDEKCNDDVKLPATSIRFQLSSSQDPRKQHVFEFCSSSKLKSSRWFYLDSEILQHCLLIKQLPISECTYDNIKELECGNFQSCIPCDGLKHSSNEGFKKKYVSGILPTGVSREARNKRLTQSAFSLSAKPGKVPQFVLSFSAAPTFFLTLHLKLLMEHSFASVNLQHQDAPCSSESSDAICQPGAECARFKPRFRALQNGTAGNDIRKLDAKSPGLNGFQQDSGIGVVLASNAAEDACSSQKIQRENPENDGRGGCLKEFDGNASSKIISQPCQHEPGKEAQQLIDAPGVSSVPTSITSQTPDPRINSTPGAMRVEIPSYESRQASDVDWNVHDGFMHKPNTIGFRSSWQHSGSNSVSSPFGHKPPVWPDGSLNFKPNGFSNGPKKPRTQVQYTLPLVGCDISGKQRSPSAKSLPCKRIRKASLKRISDGSGNNQKNVELLQCVANVLVTNGDKGWREYGAHIVLEVDDHNEWRLAVKLSGVTKYSYKVKHILQPGSANRYSHAMMWKGGKDWVLEFPDRSQWMLFKEMNEECHDRNIRAASVKNIPIPGVRMVEESDDDHGNEAPFVRNPIQYIRQVQNDAEMAMDTSHILYDKDSDDEQWLMAHNSRADKHDEISEDSLEKAIDMFEKVSYSQHRLNFTDEEIEKLLTGMGSMGAAKVLYQYWMEKREKIGMSLIRHLQPPLWKRYQQQLKEWEHKISPGLYALSAGTQGKVPPEKPPMFAFCLRPRGLEVPNKGSKQRSHRRLQVSGHHHASMADQDGLIFGRRSNGHVFGHEKMLYASSLHHDYSDVSPSTRLLSPRDAHFYLSTGASGSPKFYKNKSKKLGSYPSYNNQPYTPRSTGKRNAIQQWNTGVPESPGQWPYFLEGPDSPDLHELRLRDACGAAQHAHKMARLKREKAQKLFYRADLAIQKAAVALMNAEAVKEASDIN, from the exons ATGGAAATCAGCAAAAAGAAGTCTGGTGGCGCTGAAATCCCTAAGAAAAACCGTTCATTAGATCTCAAGAGCCTCTATGAATCCCAGTTTTCTCAAGTGAGGAATAGTAAGAAGAAAGTTTGTGATGAAAATGATGGGGAAaatgttaaaaagaaaaaaaggaagagtAGGAAGGAGGTTCCCCTGAGTAGTCTCGAGAGTGATGCTAAGAAGAGTAGGAAGGAAGATGTAAATGGTGTAAAACCAGAGCtagattttggaaaaaaatcgAAGGACGGGAGTGAAGGTCTGCATGACATCTCGTTGCCTTTGGGAAACAATGGAAGTTCTTTTAATATCCCAAAGCGTCCACGGGGTTCTGTGAGGAGGAAAAAGTTGAAAACTGATCAAGGTTCTGAGCCGACCAGACATTCTGATTCTGCAGGAGAAGAAAAGGCTGAAGTTACTAAATCCGAGGATGGGGAGGCCATCAATGACCGATTAGCTCAGGTAACAACCCCTCTATTGGGTAATGACAGTGTTTCAACTGTGAAATCCAAGAGAAAGGTAAATGGTTCTAGTTCAAAATCAAAGCAGAAGTCTGATTCCATACCGGTTGTGAAGTCTAGTGGTTCTAATGTGAAATCAAAGCAGGAGGTGGGAGCTGAAGAAGTTAAAGATATCAGGAATAGTGAGCCTGGTTCAGCTTGCCACACAGGGAAAGAATGTAATCCTGTTGTAAATAATAAAGTTCCACCGCGTAAAAGAAAGCAGAGCAACAGTCAGAAGAAAAGGGATGTAGTAGTTAGCAGTGGTAGAGGTGGTGTGGAGGCTAAAACTAAGAAGTCTCAACCTTCTATGGGTAGTTCATCAAATAAGCTCTTTGTTGATTTTGTGGATGAggacgatgatgatgaagagAATCTTGAGCAGAATGCTGCAAGGATGCTCTCCTCTCGGTTTGATCCAAGCTGTACTGGCTTCTCATTGAAGAAGTCTCCAGTTTCTCAGAAGGCCGATGGATTGTTGTTTTCATCTTCATCTGCTCGGGAATCTTTTACCCGACAGGCCAAGTCGTTCGCTGATGGACCGTCCGCATCAGCTGATGATCAGAGCAGAAATCTTAGACCCAGGagaggaaatgcagggaaaggCATCCCAAGGAAACGGCGCCATTTCTATGAGATTCTTTCCCAAGACTTGGATCCATACTGGGTTTTGAACCGGAGGATAAAAATATTTTGGCCACTGGATGAGAGTTGGTACCATGGCCTTGTGAATGATTACAATTCGGAAACTAAACATCATCACATAAAGTACGATGACCGAGAGGAGGAAATCGTTAATCTCCTAGATGAGAAATTCAAGCTTTTGCTTCTCCCTAGTGAGGTTCCTGACAATTCGAAAAGTAAGCAGAGAAGGGCCAAAGATTTACATAGTGGACAAACAGCTCCATCAGCAGGTGATGATAGCTGTACAAGGGACCCTCTTGATTCTGAACCCATAGCTTCATGGCTTGCTAGTCAATCTCATCGTGCCAAAGCTCCACCGAAATCTTTAAAGAGACAGAGGACTTCACAGAAGCACCTTCCTTTGGTCTCTTCATTGTCATCTGAGAAAACTGACTACTCAAATAGTGATGTAGTTGACTCAATGATATTTAGAAGTAATCCAGATTGTGAATCTGCATCAGTGGATAGCTTACTTGATGGCCAAAGGAGTAATAACTCTCTACATACACACACATCTCCAAGTGAGAAACATGTGGTTTATGTCAGGAAAAAATACCGTAAGGCAAGTGAAGGAGGTAATTCTGTGTCTAGAGCTGTTAAAGCGTGTAGAACTTCTCCATGGACTGTACCCCCACTTTCCCCTGATGGTGTTGGCTGCCGACCTTCTAAAGGAGGATCTGGCAAGCTACTATGGTCGTTTGATTGTCAAGGCAAATTAAGACTGAAAGATGTTGTTCTGGAATCTGACCAATTCAAATTTGAGATTTGCCTACCTGTATTACCATGTCTAGGGACTTCATTTGAATCAGGGAATTATTCACTGCTTCATGACATACTTATGCTTCAACATGGGGTGTTGGTGGCCAGTTCTCCTGCTGTTGTCCTGGAAATGCTTTTTATAGATACTAATTATGGCATGAGATTTCTCTTATATGAAGGCTGCCTGAAGCAGGCTGTAGCTTTGATCTTCCAGATCTTGATCGTGTTTCGTCAATTTGATGAAAAGTGTAATGACGACGTGAAATTACCTGCAACCTCAATAAGGTTCCAACTTTCTAGTTCTCAAGATCCAAGGAAGCAGCATGTATTTGAATTTTGCAGTTCCTCCAAGCTAAAAAGTTCAAGATGGTTTTACCTGGACTCGGAGATTCTGCAACATTGTTTGCTCATTAAACAACTGCCCATCTCAGAGTGCACGTATGACAACATTAAGGAACTTGAATGTGGAAATTTCCAGTCATGCATACCTTGTGATGGTTTAAAACACTCGTCAAATGAG GgtttcaaaaagaaatatgttTCTGGCATTTTGCCAACGGGTGTTTCCCGAGAAGCCCGTAATAAAAGGCTGACTCAGTCTGCTTTTAGTCTGTCCGCAAAGCCTGGAAAAGTGCCTCAATTCGTTCTTTCCTTTTCTGCTGCACCAACTTTCTTTCTAACTCTACATCTCAAGCTACTGATGGAGCATAGTTTTGCTTCGGTTAATCTCCAACATCAGGATGCTCCCTGCTCTTCAGAAAGTTCTGATGCTATTTGTCAACCAGGTGCAGAATGTGCTCGATTTAAACCCAGATTCAGGGCTCTTCAAAATGGTACTGCTGGTAATGATATCAGAAAATTAGATGCTAAATCTCCTGGTCTCAATGGTTTTCAACAAGATTCAGGAATAGGTGTTGTCTTGGCAAGCAATGCTGCTGAGGATGCATGTTCCTCTCAAAAAATCCAGAGGGAGAATCCCGAGAATGATGGAAGGGGTGGATGTCTCAAAGAATTTGATGGAAATGCATCATCCAAAATTATTAGTCAACCATGCCAGCATGAACCTGGGAAAGAAGCGCAGCAACTGATTGATGCACCTGGAGTTTCATCTGTGCCTACTTCAATCACATCTCAAACTCCTGACCCCAGGATTAATTCCACACCTGGTGCCATGAGAGTTGAGATTCCATCTTATGAATCAAGGCAGGCCTCTGATGTGGATTGGAATGTGCATGATGGATTTATGCATAAACCCAACACTATCGGCTTCAGAAGCTCATGGCAGCATAGTGGAAGCAACTCTGTTTCTTCTCCATTTGGACATAAACCCCCGGTGTGGCCTGATGGAAGCCTAAACTTCAAGCCCAATGGATTCAGTAATGGACCGAAGAAACCACGCACTCAAGTTCAATACACATTGCCTTTGGTAGGTTGTGATATCAGTGGAAAGCAAAGATCGCCAAGTGCAAAATCTCTTCCTTGCAAACGAATTAGGAAAGCTAGCCTGAAGAGGATATCTGATGGTTCTGGTAACAACCAGAAAAATGTAGAGTTGCTTCAATGTGTTGCAAATGTACTAGTCACCAATGGGGACAAAGGATGGAGAGAATATGGGGCACATATTGTGTTGGAAGTTGATGATCATAATGAATGGAGACTGGCTGTGAAACTTTCTGGGGTTACGAAATATTCCTATAAGGTTAAACACATTTTACAGCCTGGGTCCGCCAACCGCTACTCACATGCTATGATGTGGAAAGGAGGGAAGGACTGGGTACTGGAGTTTCCTGACCGGAGCCAGTGGATGCTTTTCAAGGAGATGAATGAGGAGTGCCACGACAGGAATATCCGTGCTGCATCTGTGAAGAATATCCCCATCCCCGGAGTACGGATGGTTGAAGAGAGTGATGACGACCATGGAAATGAAGCTCCTTTTGTTCGGAATCCTATACAGTATATCCGACAGGTCCAAAATGATGCTGAAATGGCAATGGATACCTCACATATTTTATATGACAAGGATAGTGATGATGAACAGTGGTTGATGGCACACAATAGTCGTGCTGACAAACATGATGAGATATCTGAGGATTCCTTGGAGAAGGCAATAGACATGTTTGAAAAAGTTTCATATTCTCAGCATCGGTTGAACTTCACagatgaagaaattgaaaagCTTCTGACTGGAATGGGGTCAATGGGGGCTGCAAAAGTCTTATATCAATACTGGATGGAGAAGAGGGAGAAAATCGGCATGTCATTGATAAGACATCTGCAG CCTCCACTTTGGAAGAGGTATCAACAACAGCTGAAAGAATGGGAGCACAAGATTTCTCCTGGATTATATGCCTTGTCTGCAGGTACTCAGGGGAAGGTTCCTCCTGAAAAACCACCCATGTTTGCATTCTGCTTAAGACCACGTGGCTTGGAGGTTCCCAATAAGGGTTCGAAACAACGGTCTCACAGGAGACTTCAAGTTTCTGGACACCATCATGCTTCCATGGCTGATCAGGACGGTCTTATTTTTG GGAGGAGATCCAATGGTCATGTTTTCGGACACGAGAAGATGTTATACGCAAGCAGTCTTCATCATGACTATTCCGATGTTTCACCATCAACAAGGCTACTGTCTCCACGCGATGCGCATTTCTACTTGAGCACCGGAGCCTCAGGCAGCCCGAAGTtttataaaaacaaatcaaagaaGCTCGGATCATACCCCTCTTATAACAACCAGCCCTACACCCCGAGGTCAACAGGGAAGCGAAATGCAATCCAGCAATGGAACACAGGTGTGCCTGAATCACCTGGTCAGTGGCCTTATTTCCTTGAAGGACCTGACAGTCCAGATCTCCACGAGTTACGGTTACGCGATGCATGTGGCGCAGCACAGCATGCACACAAAATGGCCAGGCTGAAGAGGGAGAAGGCTCAGAAGCTGTTCTACAGAGCAGACCTAGCTATCCAAAAAGCCGCGGTTGCTCTGATGAATGCAGAGGCCGTAAAAGAGGCAAGCGACATCAATTAG